One genomic region from Cellulomonas fengjieae encodes:
- a CDS encoding RsmB/NOP family class I SAM-dependent RNA methyltransferase, with translation MSPADDRRDPSGRQRGAARAQGRTQRSASAPSQRRRGSDPARTAAYDVLRAVDGSDAYANLVLPPLLRERRITGRDAAFATELAYGTLRLRGRYDAIIALAADREVGSIDAPALDVLRLGVHQLLGMRVPAHAAVSETVGLAREQLGTGPSQFVNAVLRTVGRSDESDWEQRIAQSAGDDEVARLAVLQSHPVWVVRALREALVGNGRSADEIGALLAADNVAPRVTLVARPGLATADEVVGDAGDGVGTVGGLAPTAVVLSGGDPAALPSVRDGRAGVQDEGSQLVTLALTSAPLEGPDARWLDLCAGPGGKAALLAAVAGERGARIVANEVQPHRTRLVEQALRAVPADAVEDVRTGDGRTVGTDEPGAYDRVLVDAPCTGLGALRRRPEARWRRTPADLAGLSALQRDLLVSALQAVRVGGVVAYVTCSPHLVETQLVVKDAVRAAGRLGVGTEQVDAPALVRAIAPGHVDLDEARTDVQLWPHVHGTDAMHLTLLRRR, from the coding sequence GCGCGGACCGCCGCCTACGACGTCCTGCGGGCCGTCGACGGCTCGGACGCGTACGCCAACCTGGTGCTGCCGCCGCTGCTGCGCGAGCGCCGGATCACCGGTCGCGACGCGGCGTTCGCCACCGAGCTCGCGTACGGGACGCTGCGGCTGCGCGGCCGGTACGACGCGATCATCGCGCTGGCGGCGGATCGGGAGGTCGGCAGCATCGACGCCCCGGCGCTCGACGTCCTGCGGCTCGGCGTCCACCAGCTCCTCGGCATGCGGGTGCCGGCCCACGCCGCGGTCTCGGAGACGGTGGGACTCGCCCGCGAGCAGCTGGGCACCGGACCCTCGCAGTTCGTCAACGCCGTCCTGCGCACCGTGGGTCGGTCGGACGAGAGCGACTGGGAGCAGCGGATCGCGCAGAGCGCGGGGGACGACGAGGTGGCGCGCCTCGCGGTGCTGCAGAGCCACCCGGTCTGGGTGGTGCGCGCGCTGCGCGAGGCGCTGGTGGGCAACGGGCGGTCGGCCGACGAGATCGGCGCGCTGCTCGCCGCGGACAACGTTGCGCCGCGGGTGACGCTCGTGGCGCGGCCCGGACTGGCGACCGCCGACGAGGTCGTCGGCGACGCGGGTGACGGTGTCGGCACGGTCGGGGGCCTGGCGCCCACCGCCGTCGTCCTGTCCGGGGGCGACCCGGCCGCGCTGCCCAGCGTGCGTGACGGCCGTGCGGGCGTGCAGGACGAGGGCAGCCAGCTGGTCACGCTCGCCCTGACGAGCGCGCCCCTGGAGGGCCCGGACGCGCGCTGGCTCGACCTGTGCGCGGGTCCCGGGGGCAAGGCCGCGCTGCTCGCCGCCGTCGCGGGGGAGCGCGGTGCCAGGATCGTCGCCAACGAGGTGCAGCCGCACCGCACGCGGCTGGTCGAGCAGGCGTTGCGGGCCGTGCCCGCGGACGCCGTCGAGGACGTGCGCACGGGCGACGGGCGCACGGTGGGGACCGACGAGCCGGGCGCGTACGACCGTGTCCTCGTGGACGCGCCCTGCACCGGGCTCGGCGCACTGCGGCGCCGCCCGGAGGCCCGGTGGCGGCGCACTCCCGCCGACCTGGCCGGGCTCAGCGCCCTCCAGCGAGACCTGCTGGTCTCCGCGCTGCAGGCCGTGCGGGTCGGCGGCGTGGTCGCGTACGTGACGTGCTCGCCCCACCTCGTGGAGACGCAGCTGGTGGTCAAGGACGCCGTGCGCGCCGCCGGCCGCCTGGGCGTCGGGACCGAGCAGGTCGACGCGCCCGCGCTGGTCCGCGCGATCGCGCCGGGGCACGTGGACCTGGACGAGGCGCGGACCGACGTCCAGCTGTGGCCGCACGTGCACGGCACGGACGCGATGCACCTGACCCTGCTGCGCCGCCGCTGA